The following proteins are encoded in a genomic region of Diabrotica virgifera virgifera chromosome 1, PGI_DIABVI_V3a:
- the LOC126879178 gene encoding uncharacterized protein LOC126879178 — MNTIKLDIMEIKQETSEIQCKTEVCDDFNDGLLLDNIKMEIKEEPKIENTNDTFDCVDVKEYPIKTDTEQDEDKLGTSHEEQTKEDDDCPMTSFLKQLSQESSRSNAVGDWEPQETEILHSEVFSPTSGNRLLKDLDYPASLSDNYEPLSSDSETGNVTSESKSDHDKQNYSYQITEDTEQKETSKRKVKQEGTWKRNIRKAKRVKGESYTTYRGIVKPPRPLLPAPCLAKPKHKCKELVNEQDREKIYREFSGLSCSDEQRQFLCSHIEQNPKKRTTRNLEQSRKTFTCSYYFTVNGTKCVVCREFFMATLNVTDAFMRSSIKTRYSNGVLEKDRRGNHTPSNKLSEKAEQSIRNRLLGDLDYPASLSDNYAPLSSDSETDNGTSESNSDQNKQNCSYQIIEGPEQKETSKRKVKQEGTWKRNIRKAKRVKGESYTTYRGIVKPPRPLLPTPCLAKPKHKCKDLVNEQDREKIYREFSGLNCSDEQRQFLCSHIEQNPKKRTTRNLKQSRKTFTCSYYFTVNGTKCVVCREFFMATLNVTDAFMRSSIKTRSSSEVLEKERRGNHTPNKLSEKVEQSIRNRLLGDLDYPASLSDNYEPLSSDSETDNGTSESSSDHNKQNCSYQIIEGTEQKETSKRKVKQEGAWKRNIRKAKRVKGESYTTYGGIVKPPRPLLPAPCLAKPKHKCKELVNEQDREKIYREFRGLSCSDEQRQFLCSHIEQNPKKRTTRNIEQSRKTFTCSYYFTVNGTKCVVCREFFMATLNVTDAFMRSSIKNRSSNGVLEKDRPGKRTPSNKISEKVEQSIRDHILSFPSVEIHYCGEESRKKYLSASLNISIMYRLYKDICNSKNARLVGFEKYRQIFKEYDLEFFRPKKDQCKKC, encoded by the exons atgaatacaataaaaTTGGATATAATGGAAATAAAACAAGAAACTAGTGAAATTCAATGTAAAACAGAAGTATGTGATGACTTTAATGATGGTCTATTATTGGATAACATTAAAATGGAGATAAAGGAGGAACCTAAGATAGAAAATACAAATGATACATTTGATTGTGTAGACGTAAAAGAATATCCTATAAAAACTGATACAGAACAAGATGAAGATAAACTTGGAACGTCTCATGAGGAACAAACAAAAGAAGATG ATGACTGTCCCATGACAAGCTTTTTAAAACAATTGTCACAAGAATCTTCTAGAAGTAATGCAGTGGGTGATTGGGAACCACAGGAAACAGAAATTTTACATTCTGAAGTTTTCTCGCCTACTTCCGGAAACCGATTGTTAAAAGATTTGGATTACCCTGCTTCATTATCTGACAATTATGAACCCTTGTCAAGTGATTCAGAAACAGGCAATGTTACTTCAGAAAGTAAATCAGATCACGATAAACAAAACTATTCTTATCAAATAACTGAAGACACCGAGCAGAAGGAAACTTCTAAAAGAAAGGTAAAACAGGAGGGGACATGGAAAAGAAATATTCGGAAAGCTAAAAGAGTGAAAGGGGAATCATACACTACATATCGCGGAATTGTAAAACCTCCACGGCCTCTCTTACCAGCTCCATGTCTGGCAAAACCAAAACATAAATGCAAAGAGTTGGTTAATGAGCAGGACcgagaaaaaatatatagggaattTAGTGGTTTAAGTTGTTCTGATGAGCAGAGACAGTTTTTGTGTAGTCACATAGAACAGAATCCAAAAAAACGCACTACGCGAAATCTAGAACAATCGCGAAAAACCTTCACTTGCAGTTACTACTTTACAGTTAATGGTACGAAGTGCGTTGTTTGCAGAGAATTTTTTATGGCTACGCTAAATGTAACCGATGCTTTTATGAGAAGTTCCATTAAAACCCGCTATAGCAACGGAGTACTTGAAAAGGATAGACGCGGGAATCATACACCATCAAACAAGTTATCCGAAAAAGCTGAACAAAGCATACGTAACCGATTGTTAGGAGATTTGGATTACCCTGCTTCATTATCTGACAATTATGCACCCTTGTCAAGTGATTCAGAAACAGACAATGGTACTTCAGAGAGTAATTCagatcaaaataaacaaaactgttctTATCAAATAATTGAAGGGCCCGAGCAAAAGGAAACTTCTAAAAGAAAGGTAAAACAGGAGGGGACATGGAAAAGAAATATTCGGAAAGCTAAAAGAGTGAAAGGGGAATCATACACTACGTATCGCGGAATTGTAAAACCTCCGCGGCCTCTCTTACCAACTCCATGTCTAGCAAAACCAAAACATAAATGTAAAGATTTGGTTAATGAGCAGGACCGAGAAAAAATATATAGAGAATTTAGTGGTTTAAATTGTTCTGATGAGCAGAGACAGTTTTTGTGCAGTCACATAGAACAGAATCCAAAAAAACGCACTACGCGAAATCTGAAACAATCACGAAAAACCTTCACTTGCAGTTACTACTTTACAGTTAATGGTACGAAGTGCGTTGTTTGCAGAGAATTTTTTATGGCTACGCTAAATGTAACCGATGCTTTTATGAGAAGTTCCATTAAAACCCGCTCTAGCAGCGAAGTACTTGAAAAGGAAAGACGCGGGAATCATACACCAAACAAGTTATCCGAAAAAGTTGAGCAAAGCATACGTAACCGATTGTTAGGAGATTTGGATTACCCTGCTTCATTATCTGACAATTATGAACCCTTGTCAAGTGATTCAGAAACAGACAATGGTACTTCAGAGAGTAGTTCAGATCACAATAAACAAAACTGTTCTTATCAAATAATTGAAGGGACCGAGCAAAAGGAAACTTCTAAAAGAAAGGTAAAACAGGAAGGGGCATGGAAAAGAAATATTCGGAAAGCTAAAAGAGTGAAAGGAGAATCATACACTACATATGGCGGAATTGTAAAACCTCCACGGCCTCTCTTACCAGCTCCATGTCTGGCAAAACCAAAACATAAATGCAAAGAGTTGGTTAATGAGCAGGACCGAGAAAAAATATATAGAGAATTTCGTGGTTTAAGTTGTTCTGATGAACAGAGACAGTTTTTGTGCAGTCACATAGAGCAGAATCCAAAAAAACGCACTACGCGAAATATAGAACAATCACGAAAAACCTTCACCTGCAGTTACTACTTTACAGTCAATGGTACGAAGTGCGTTGTTTGCAGAGAATTTTTTATGGCTACCCTAAATGTAACCGATGCTTTTATGAGAAGTTCCATTAAAAATCGATCTAGCAACGGAGTACTTGAAAAGGATAGACCAGGGAAACGTACACCTTCAAACAAGATATCCGAAAAAGTTGAACAAAGTATACGTGACCACATTTTGTCTTTTCCGTCAGTCGAGATACATTACTGTGGCGaggaaagtagaaaaaaataccTAAGTGCATCTTTAAATATCTCCATTATGTATAGACTGTACAAAGATATCTGCAATTCCAAAAATGCAAGACTAGTAGGGTTCGAGAAATATAGGCAAATATTCAAGGAATACGACTTGGAGTTTTTTAGACCCAAAAAAGACCAATGCAAAAAATGCTAA
- the LOC126879179 gene encoding zinc finger protein 234-like — MRRHTGEKLYKCEICNKHFSANFYLKLHMRMHKGEKPFECQICTKLFSTKYYLKVHMKGHNGGIAFLCEICNKQCLDASCLKTHMRIHTGEKPYKCEICNKHFSNNYYLKFHMRMHKGEKLFTCEICSKYFSTNSSLRFHMRRHNGDKPFECEICSKKFLRSTYLKAHMRVHTGEKPFGCEICNKHFSDNTYLQLHMRKHKGEKPFTCEICSKLFSTKYYLRLHMKMHNEETYFVCEICNKQFLDISLLKTHMRMHTGEKPFSCEICNKQFSQSSNLQVHMRVHFGEKPFKCEICSKHFSANSYLKLHMKMHKGEKPFECEICAKAFSQSFYLKEHMKTHTGEKPFKCEKCTKQFSQSAHLKSHMNLHTGEKPYKCEMCNRQFARSSSLKEHMKTQLHMEKYHI; from the coding sequence ATGAGAAgacacactggggaaaaacttTACAAGTGTGAAATATGTAACAAGCATTTTTCagctaatttttatttaaaattacatatGAGAATGCACAAAGGTGAAAAACCTTTTGAATGTCAAATATGCACCAAACTTTTTTCAACTAAATATTATTTGAAAGTACATATGAAGGGGCACAATGGGGGAATAGCTTTTTTATGTGAAATATGCAACAAACAGTGTCTAGATGCTTCTTGTTTAAAAACGCATATGagaattcacactggtgaaaaaccttataaatgtgaaatatgtaacaaacatttttcaaataattattatttaaaatttcatATGAGAATGCACAAAGGAGAAAAACTTTTCACCTGTGAAATATGCAGCAAATACTTTTCAACTAACTCTTCTTTAAGATTTCATATGAGACGACACAATGGAGACAAGCcttttgaatgtgaaatttgcagcAAAAAGTTTTTACGAAGTACCTATTTAAAGGCGcatatgagagtgcacactggtgaaaaaccttttgGGTGTGAAATATGTAACAAACATTTTTCAGATAATACTTATTTACAGTTACATATGAGAAAGCACAAAGGAGAAAAACCTTTTACATGTGAAATATGCAGCAaacttttttcaacaaaatattatttaagattACACATGAAAATGCACAATGAGGAAACATATTTTGTATGTGAAATATGCAACAAACAGTTTTTAGACATTTCTCTTTTGAAAACGCATATGagaatgcacactggagaaaagccctTTTCTTGTGAAATATGCAACAAACAGTTTTCACAAAGTTCTAATTTACAAGTCCATATGAGAGTACACTTTGgggaaaaaccatttaaatgtgaaatatgtAGCAAACATTTTTCAGCTAattcttatttaaaattacataTGAAAATGCACAAAGGAGAGAAACcttttgaatgtgaaatttgcgcCAAAGCCTTTtcacaaagtttttatttaaaagaACACATGAAAACGCATACAGGGGAAAAGCCATTTAAATGTGAAAAATGTACAAAACAGTTTTCGCAAAGTGCTCATTTAAAATCACATATGAAtttgcacactggggaaaagccttacaagtgtgaaatgtgTAACAGACAGTTTGCACGAAGTTCTTCTTTAAAAGAACACATGAAAACACAATTGCATATGGAGAAATACCATATTTGA